Part of the Phacochoerus africanus isolate WHEZ1 chromosome 8, ROS_Pafr_v1, whole genome shotgun sequence genome is shown below.
AAACAGGGCCTAGAGACGAAGACGCTAAAGAGAAACCCGGAAGACGCACTTGGACGCACTTCCGGCGCGCTAAGCAGGGAAGATGGCTGCATCCCAACCGCAGGCTTCTGCAgcttcttctgctgctgctggtgtGTCGGGTCCGGGTTCGGCTGGCGGCTCGGGTCCTCAGCAGCAGCCGCAACCACAGGCACAGTTGGTGGGGCCTGCCCAGGGCGGGCTTTTGCAGCAACAGCAACAGGACTTCGATCCTGTACAGCGATATAAGATGCTCATCCCGCAGCTAAAAGAGAGTCTGCAGGTGATTGGCCACGAGCTGCGAGAAGCAAGCGAGATGTGGCTCTCTGACTTAATAGGGGTGGATGGAGGGGCTCTTTAGTCAAGGAGAGAGCAAAAGGAGATTTAGGAAAGGAAGATGAGTGAGGCTTGATATTGGAGAGGCCAGAGCGAAGCTCTGTGAACTGACAGTGTGCGGTGGGATCAGGGCAAATCTTGAGCCTAGGATTTATCAGAATTCACGCGGGAGGGAGTTTAAAGAAGAAACCTAGCTCGGGTCGTGAAAGCCTGAAAAACGGACTGGCCTGTACAGAAAGTGACCATAACTGGTGGGTGAGGGATGACTCAAGTTATGTCCAAGAGGTTATTGGCGAGAACCCCAGGTGACCGAGAGTGGGCCTATGGGAAAGTACAGGTGGTTATTGCTATAGAGGAATGGAAGCTGGCATTACTCTGGAGTGGCAGGACAGAAGTGCCAAGTGAAGAGGCCTGAGATTAGGGTATCTTAAAAGGAGattaggggttcccgtcgtggcgcagtggttaacgaatccgactaggaaccatgaggttgcgggtttggtcgctgcccttgctcagtgggttgacgatccggcgtcgccgtgagctgtggtgtaggttgcagaggcggctcagatcccgcgttgctgtggctctggcgttcgacccctagcctgggaacctccatatgtcatgggagcggcccaaaaaatagcttaaaaaaaaaaaagagagagattagaTCGACCAAAGGTGTTCTCTTTTGTGTCTGcattttcttcacctttttttcctttaattagaCCCTGATGAAGGTTGCAGCCCAGAACTTGATTCAGAACACTAACATTGACAATGGACAGTGAGTAATCCCTTTTCCCCAGGGTGTCCTATCTCCATCCTAGTTTTAGAAATTCACCCCCTCTGAACCCCATCCATCCCCTTTTTCTCTTACTTTCAAGCCCAGCTCCCTAGAGCCTAACTGCCCTTCTTTGCCCCTTCTACTATTAACTGTCCCCCTAGGCCCTGCACTGGTCTCCTGGGCCTATACCTGGTTTCCTGATGCTACTTGGTTGGGTAGTCATTTAGTCCCGGAGATTGAAATCCCATTCCTCACCTTCTTCTCTTGGACTGTAGAAAGAGCAGCGATGGACCCATACAGCGCTTTGACAAGTGTCTGGAGGAGTTCTACGCACTCTGTGACCAGCTGGAGCTCTGCCTGGTAAGGGACCGCCTAGGCACCGGTGACCACAACCCTGCCTCAGTTCCTGGGCTTGTGGAGCCTTCATTCAATCAATCGACACATGCTTACTGAGCATCTCCTGGTGGCCAAGAACTGTGCTGATGCTGGGGACATAATGTTGCCTGATCCTTGCCCTCACAGAGCTTCCACTTCAGTGGGTGAAAAATATATCTTCAAACAGTGACAACTCAGAGTAGTCAGGGCTCTGATGGGAGAAGTTCAGGCCGTGGAGGGCTatgagcaggggaggaggggacaaGGCAGAAGGGTCAGGACTAGGATGGGGGAGGCACAGGCAGAGGGGTCAGGATTAAAATAAGGGAAGCTCTGGGGGGCTATGGAAGCCCAGAAAAGGCACCCTGCCTTGAGTGGGTCTGTGGAGGAAGTGGTTAAGGGTAGATCACTAGTGGAGAGTGCATCTGAGCTGAGGTTGGGACAAAAAATGGAAGACAGGTGGGAGTTGAAAGGAGGGCAGATGGCTAAGAGCACAGCCTCCAAAATCAGATGGACCATCAGTCGCTACCTCTAAGCCTTCATTCCACCTTTGGAAAGTGGATTTTTGGGAAGGACTCGGGCAAGATCTTACATGTAAAGCATTTAACGTGATACTGGGCCCATAGCAAATGTTTCCTCTAGTATCATCATTGTCATTATTTTGAACTGGGTTTTGAAGGAAAAGGCAGTTTGAGAAGAAGCCTCATGGTGGTAGAAAGGTGTTCtggcagttccctttgtggctcactgggttaaggacctgaggttctctgtgatgatgcaggtttgatccctggcctcactcgtgggttaaagatctggcattgccacaagctgcgatgtaggtcgcagatgcggctcagatctggcattgctgtggctgtggtgtaggcttgcagctgcacctccagttcgacccccagcctgggaacttccatatgctgcaggtgcagccaaaaaaagaaaaaggagaaagacaaaaaaaaaaaaaatctggtgttcccgtcgtggcatagtggttggcaaatccgactaggaaccatgaggttgcaggttcgatccctgcccttgcttagtgggttgaagatccagcattgctgtgagctgtggtgtaggtcgcagacacggctcggatcctgcgttgctgtggctctggcataggctggtggctacagctcctattcgacccctagcctgggaagctccatatgccgcggaagtggcccaagagatgccagaaagacaaaaaagaaaaaggagaagtgtGTTCCAACTAAGAGGAACAGCTTCTGCTCTAAGTTCTCTTTAGAAACGTCACAAACGTCATGAAATCTGGTCTGTCTGTGGTGGGGTAGGCCTTGGGACTTACTGGAGTTTGAAGAGAGCCTAGAGGGTGCTGGGGCGCCATGGAGGGTTTCAAGCAGGGAAGAATATggacttgtttgcttttttaggactatACCTCTGGCTGCCAAATGAGGGATGGGTTCAGGTGGAGGCTGGGAGCTCACAGCAGGAATCAAGAGGGCAAGGTTCCACCAGGGAAGGGTCCTGAAGAAGTGGGAAAGGCAGATGGGAAGGCCTTGTGCACAGGGCCATGACCCTGAGAGACTGGGCAGAGTCTCCAGGATGAGGCCCAGGGCTCTCGTTGGAATGGTGGGGCCATCCCTGAAACAAAGACCCAGGAAAGTGAATGGTTCACTAAGCAGAGTGTGAGCATCCTGGAATTTTAGGGGAGGCTGGGTACACAGATGTGGTGTCATGGGTGCAGAGGTGGGAACTGAGTGgtgggagtgagagagagagccCCTAGAGGGCATGAGAATGAGAGGAGACAGGGTCTGGGAATTGCCATGTTTAAGGCTTAAGTACACTAAGAAGTACCTGGAAGGACCAGCCAGAGAagtaggaggaaaaccaggagaagCAGGTGCCACCAGAGAAGCCAGTGCCAATGCCAGGCCTAGGGTTAGGACAGTCACAATAATGGTACTGACATCAGCTAGTGCTTAAGAAACttgccaaggagttcccgctgtgctgcAGCGGGATCGGCTATGTCTTGGGAGcagtgggacacaggttcgatccccccgcccagcacagtggattaaggatccagcattgccatagctgcagcttggatcgcagcctcagcttggatctgattcctggcccaggaactccaaatgctgaggggtggccaaaatgaaaaaagaaaaacaaataaacttgCCAAGTTCTCTGACTGTTTCTCAAATACACTGCTCTCACCATTCTCAGGTTATGAGGTAGCAGAAGTAGTTATTAAACCCATTCTCCAAAAGAGGAGACAGGCTCAGAAAGGAGCAGCTGCATGCCCCGCAGTCACCAAGCAAGTGAATGGCAGGGCCAGGCTCTGACCCCAAGACCCCAGGCTGGCCCTTAGGGTGGAGTTGGCAGTACCCAGAGAGAAGCTGATGCCACCACCCTTTGTCTGCCTGTCCACAGCGCCTGGCACATGAGTGCCTGTCACAGAGTTGCGACAGTGCCAAGCACTCTCCGACGCTGGTGCCTACAGCCACCAAGCCCGATGCCGTGCAGCCTGACAGCCTGCCCTACCCACAGTACCTGGCGGTCATCAAAGCCCAGATTGCCTGTGCCAAGGACATTCACACTGCTCTCCTGGACTGCGCCAACAAGGTCACAGGCAAGACGCCTGCGCCACCAGCAGGCCCTGGGGGCACCCTGTGAGTTGGCCAGACTAGGAATGGGgcaggcagtgggggagggggacagggagggaatgAAAAGTGGCCTCAAAGCAGCTTCGTCTCTGACTTTTCTTCCCACTGAACACTGCGGCCGGAGCCAGCAGGGGGCACCAGAGGCCAGCAGGGAGTGCGCAGGGTggggcctggcctctgccctctgcctttctcctccGTTGCTGAGAGTAGGCTTTGGATTGTGCCTGGAGGTGACTTCTTCAGGGTCTCTCCCAGCCCTGGTCTGGGCATGGAGCCCTGGTTTGGCTCCactccttctgtccttccttgaTTCTATCCCGTCTAGAAGCAGTCTCTGTCTGCTCCTTTTTCTAGCTGTTTCTCTGTGTCTTGTGTCATTCGGTCTCTTTTTGTCACCATCCCCCTGTCTCTCTCCTCGTCCCCCTTGGCTGTCTTCTGCCTAACTGGAACTCTGTGTCTCTGCATGGGGGCTCGGATGGAGGCCAGACCTCAGAGTTACCTGGGACCCGGGGCAGGAGCTTCATTTCCAGGGCCCATAGCCACGCCCAGGGAGCACCTCCCAGGTCAGCTCAGCTCCCAGTCTGCTTGACCCAGGAAAGGGGAAGTGGAGGGGTCTAGGCCCTGACCTCAATACGCTTGGTCGGGGAGCAAGCCAGGCCCCCACCCATACCCAGGGCCTGCGTCAGCAGCGCTCAAACGAGGGCCATTGTGCAATCTGCAGTGAAGCCTGGCCCAGCTGGATGCCTGGGTCCCTATATTTTTAGCCCCAAAGGAGAAGTGAAAGGGCCCCAGCAGGGGTGACTCATCAGTCTTGGGGAAGAACCCAGGCTCCTGGGCCCCAGCTCCGGGAAGCAGACCTTGGGGAGGGGGCTTTGGGGAGGGAATGCCCCCCCACACTCCCCACTTCCCTGAGAGGGAGCCACAAGGATCTCAGCCGCGGCTTCAAGCCTGGACAAGTGTAGGGCGGAGCTAccagcccaggcccagctggTGGGGTGCGAAAGGCTCTGGTGACTCaaccctcagccctcagcccgGTTGGGGGACTGCCCCACCCAACACCTTCTGTGCCCTGGTTCCCATGGCACCACCCATAGGCCTCCTGTCCTGGACCCTACATCTGCAAGGAAAACCCAGGGCCATAGAGACCTGTGATTCACCCAGAGTCCAAGTCCCACACTGTAATCCTGGGAAACGGCCAaccctgtgtgtatgtgtgtgtatgtgtacggGTACACGTCCCAGAaagttccttctctttctccctgacCTTCCTTAAAGGGCCAGGGACATGGGGCAAGCCCCTGGCAGGACAACAGACCTCTTGGGCAGGATTTGAAGCTGCTGTCCACAGGTGGAATTTCTTCTTCAAGGAAGCCACAGTTCTGCCCACTTATCTAACTGCAGCAGCCCCTGCATATGACTCCTCAGATCTTCCAGGATCTTCTCctttacttaaagtcaactgacTCCAGCCTTTAAATCACATCAAAATACCTTCATAGCATCATCAAGATGAGTGTGTCTAAGTAACAGGAATGTTAACCTAGCCAATTTGACACGTAAAACTATCACAACTTTGTCCTCGTCAGTTTGGCACCCATACACATCTCTTTAACCATATTTAATCTCCAAGTAACTACAAAAACATCCTATCTCAGCCTGACATGATGCAGTTACCTGTGTTCAGCCAAAAATGCACTCTTTCCCCAGAAAAGCCCACCTGCTTCCAGCCTGGGGGCACACACCTCACAGCAGACATGCATCAGTCCCCAGGCACACACCCTCAGAAAGAGGTATAGCTGGCCCTGTGGGGTGGAGTCAGCCAAACAGCCTCACACACTGATGGGGACATGACATCCCAGCAGCCATGACACAGGGCCCAACAGTGCCTAAAACCCACACCCAGGGAGATGACGGAGACACGTGGTGGGCAGTGGGGTGACTGATGCCCAGTTCAGCAGCCACACACAGGGAAGTTGTGCACCAGGAAGCGTAATTCATTCAACACATTCGTCTAGTTTGGTCCAAGCCCTGTACAGTGTAACCCAAAGATCCCTGCCTTCCTGGAGATGATATTCTAGTGACAGTTCTAAGTGTGAGATAAAACACAGTATGCCGGAAGTCCCAcgaaggaaaataaagcagaggcATGAGATCAGAAGTGGAAAagagggagttctcctgtggcccagcagattaaggatctggcgttgtcactgcaacagtggctcggatctgctccTGTGGcccaggtctgatccctgacccagggactgccacatgctacaggcatggcaaaaaaaaaaaacaaa
Proteins encoded:
- the MED29 gene encoding mediator of RNA polymerase II transcription subunit 29, which codes for MAASQPQASAASSAAAGVSGPGSAGGSGPQQQPQPQAQLVGPAQGGLLQQQQQDFDPVQRYKMLIPQLKESLQTLMKVAAQNLIQNTNIDNGQKSSDGPIQRFDKCLEEFYALCDQLELCLRLAHECLSQSCDSAKHSPTLVPTATKPDAVQPDSLPYPQYLAVIKAQIACAKDIHTALLDCANKVTGKTPAPPAGPGGTL